The proteins below come from a single Rhodanobacter sp. LX-99 genomic window:
- the leuC gene encoding 3-isopropylmalate dehydratase large subunit: MNPRTLFEKVWDAHVVAAETGDTPAVIYVDLHLVHEVTSPQAFSELHERGLKLRRPDRMLATLDHSTPTLPTNADGSRPYANAEAQAQVAQLESNCREFGVELHGWDSADRGIVHVIGPELGATQPGMTIVCGDSHTSTHGAFGALAFGIGTTEVGHVMATQCLLQRRPKTMAIHVDGQLPPGVGAKDLILHIIGTIGVDGGTGYVLEYRGAAIEALSMDQRMTVCNMSIEAGARAGLIAPDETTFAWLKGRPRVPQGEAWDAAVAKWRALRSDDGAHYDREVRIDAGAVKPTVTYGTHPGMAIALDAPVPVATNAQERRALDYMQSKPGQPMQGTPVDVVFVGSCTNSRLSDLREAARVLHSRHVADGVRMLVVPGSEAVRRDAEREGLHHVFTAAGAEWRVPGCSMCIAMNGDLAQPGQLVVSTSNRNFEGRQGKGARTVLASPATAAASAIAGRIADPREYAVHNKSRQEQAA; this comes from the coding sequence ATGAACCCGCGGACCTTGTTCGAGAAAGTCTGGGACGCCCACGTCGTCGCCGCCGAAACCGGCGACACACCGGCGGTGATCTACGTCGACCTGCACTTGGTGCACGAAGTCACCTCGCCGCAGGCGTTCAGCGAACTGCACGAGCGCGGACTGAAACTGCGCCGGCCCGACCGCATGCTGGCCACGCTGGACCATTCCACCCCGACCCTGCCCACGAACGCCGACGGCAGCCGCCCCTATGCGAACGCGGAAGCGCAGGCGCAGGTCGCGCAGCTGGAATCCAACTGCCGCGAGTTCGGCGTCGAGCTGCACGGCTGGGACAGCGCCGACCGCGGCATCGTGCACGTGATCGGCCCCGAGCTGGGCGCGACCCAGCCAGGTATGACCATCGTCTGCGGCGACAGCCACACCTCCACCCACGGCGCGTTCGGCGCGCTGGCGTTCGGCATCGGCACCACCGAGGTCGGCCACGTAATGGCCACGCAGTGCCTGCTGCAGCGCAGACCGAAGACCATGGCGATCCACGTCGACGGCCAGCTGCCGCCGGGAGTGGGCGCGAAGGACCTGATCCTGCACATCATCGGCACGATCGGCGTCGATGGCGGCACCGGCTACGTATTGGAGTACCGCGGCGCGGCGATCGAGGCGCTGTCGATGGACCAGCGCATGACCGTCTGCAACATGTCGATCGAAGCCGGCGCGCGCGCCGGGCTGATCGCGCCGGACGAGACCACATTCGCCTGGCTGAAGGGTCGCCCGCGCGTGCCGCAGGGGGAGGCGTGGGACGCAGCGGTGGCGAAGTGGCGCGCATTGCGCAGCGATGACGGTGCGCATTACGACCGCGAGGTGCGCATCGATGCCGGCGCCGTGAAACCCACCGTCACCTACGGCACCCATCCGGGCATGGCGATCGCGCTAGACGCCCCGGTGCCGGTGGCGACCAATGCGCAGGAGCGCCGTGCGCTCGACTACATGCAGAGCAAGCCCGGCCAGCCGATGCAGGGCACGCCGGTCGACGTGGTGTTCGTCGGCAGCTGCACCAACTCGCGCCTGTCCGACCTGCGCGAAGCGGCGCGCGTACTGCATAGCCGGCACGTCGCCGACGGCGTGCGCATGCTGGTGGTGCCCGGCTCCGAAGCGGTGCGCCGCGACGCCGAGCGCGAAGGCCTGCACCACGTGTTCACCGCCGCCGGCGCCGAGTGGCGCGTGCCCGGCTGCTCGATGTGCATCGCGATGAACGGCGACCTGGCGCAGCCGGGCCAGCTGGTGGTCTCCACCTCCAACCGCAACTTCGAGGGCCGCCAGGGCAAGGGCGCGCGCACCGTGCTGGCCAGCCCGGCCACCGCCGCTGCGTCGGCAATCGCCGGGCGCATCGCCGACCCGCGCGAGTACGCCGTACACAACAAGAGCCGGCAGGAGCAAGCCGCATGA
- the leuD gene encoding 3-isopropylmalate dehydratase small subunit, with translation MKPVTHLHSRTAVLADENIDTDRIIPARFLTTTTREGLGKLCFHDWRYQADGSDNPAFPLNRPEARGCSILVAGRNFGCGSSREHAPWALLDYGIQAVLCSEIADIFRGNALKNGLLAIVIDELEHRWLLKHPGIELAIDVREQYIALPDGGRIPFALEPFARHCLLNGVDQLGYLLQQGDAITSYEQQHQEQAA, from the coding sequence ATGAAACCCGTGACCCACCTCCACTCCCGCACCGCCGTGCTGGCCGACGAGAACATCGACACCGACCGCATCATCCCGGCGCGCTTCCTCACCACGACCACGCGCGAGGGGCTGGGCAAGCTGTGCTTCCACGACTGGCGCTACCAGGCCGACGGCAGCGACAACCCCGCCTTCCCGCTGAACCGCCCGGAAGCGCGCGGCTGCTCGATCCTCGTGGCCGGGCGCAACTTCGGCTGCGGCTCCTCGCGCGAACACGCGCCGTGGGCGCTGCTCGACTACGGCATCCAGGCGGTGCTGTGCAGCGAGATCGCGGACATCTTCCGCGGCAACGCGCTGAAGAACGGCCTGCTCGCCATCGTCATCGACGAACTCGAACACCGCTGGCTGCTCAAGCATCCCGGCATCGAACTGGCGATCGACGTGCGCGAGCAGTACATCGCGCTGCCCGACGGCGGCCGCATCCCGTTCGCTCTGGAGCCGTTCGCGCGGCACTGCCTGCTCAACGGCGTCGACCAGCTCGGTTACCTGCTTCAGCAAGGCGACGCGATCACCTCTTACGAACAACAGCATCAGGAGCAAGCGGCATGA
- the leuB gene encoding 3-isopropylmalate dehydrogenase, with product MKAHIVTLPGDGVGPEVTAAAVAVLKTVAARYEHVFAFDEQLIGGIAIDATGEPLPAASLAACKSADAVLLGAVGGPKWSDPNAPVRPEQGLLALRAALGVYANLRPLQVHPALANLSPLKNDKLKHVDVLFVRELTGGAYFGAKTRSDEAATDECKYTVAEIERVVRRAFELARGRRRHVTSVDKANVLETSRLWRSTVQRIAAEYPDVKLEHQLVDSMAMLLLTQPNRYDVVVTENLFGDILTDEAAALAGSLGLLPSASLGDGRRGLYEPIHGSAPDIAGTGVANPVGAILSAALLLRHSLGLEAEAVAIEAAVEQVLRHGPHSRDIGGNAGTDEVRDAVLAAIEDHADNAAAFFCGARACG from the coding sequence ATGAAAGCCCACATCGTTACCCTGCCCGGCGACGGCGTCGGCCCCGAAGTCACCGCTGCCGCGGTGGCCGTATTGAAGACCGTGGCCGCGCGCTACGAGCACGTGTTCGCGTTCGACGAGCAGCTGATCGGCGGCATCGCGATCGACGCCACCGGCGAGCCGCTGCCGGCCGCCTCGCTGGCGGCATGTAAGTCCGCCGATGCAGTGCTGCTGGGCGCCGTCGGCGGCCCGAAGTGGTCCGATCCGAACGCGCCGGTGCGGCCCGAGCAGGGCCTGCTGGCGCTGCGCGCCGCGCTCGGCGTGTACGCGAACCTGCGCCCGCTGCAGGTGCATCCGGCGCTGGCCAACCTGTCGCCGCTGAAGAACGACAAGCTGAAGCACGTCGACGTGCTGTTCGTGCGCGAGCTCACCGGCGGCGCCTACTTCGGCGCGAAGACGCGCAGCGACGAGGCCGCCACCGACGAGTGCAAATACACCGTGGCCGAGATCGAGCGCGTGGTGCGCCGCGCGTTCGAGCTGGCACGCGGCCGCCGCCGCCATGTCACCTCGGTCGACAAGGCCAACGTGCTGGAGACCTCGCGGCTGTGGCGCAGCACGGTGCAGCGCATCGCTGCCGAGTATCCGGACGTGAAGCTCGAGCACCAGCTGGTCGACTCGATGGCGATGCTGCTGCTGACCCAGCCGAACCGCTACGACGTGGTGGTCACCGAGAACCTGTTCGGCGACATCCTCACCGACGAGGCCGCCGCGCTGGCCGGCTCGCTCGGCCTGCTGCCGTCGGCGTCGCTGGGCGACGGCCGGCGCGGGCTGTACGAACCGATCCACGGCTCCGCGCCGGACATCGCCGGCACCGGCGTGGCCAACCCGGTCGGCGCGATCCTTTCCGCCGCGCTGCTGTTGCGCCACTCGCTGGGCCTGGAAGCCGAAGCGGTGGCGATCGAGGCGGCGGTCGAGCAGGTGCTGCGCCATGGCCCGCACAGCCGCGACATCGGCGGCAACGCCGGCACCGATGAAGTGCGCGATGCCGTGCTCGCGGCGATCGAGGATCACGCCGACAACGCCGCCGCGTTCTTCTGCGGAGCACGCGCATGCGGCTGA
- a CDS encoding dihydroxy-acid dehydratase produces MRSDLIKSGPDRAPARAMLRATGLDDEAIARPLVAVVHTWSNVSPCNLNLRELAVEAAAGIRAAGGTPVEFNTIAVTDGIAMGTPGMRSSLISREVIADSIELAVDGHCLDAMVVLCGCDKTIPAAAMALARLNIPGVALYGGTIAHGTHDSHPITIQQVFEAVGAHGAGKIGDEELTAVERDACPGAGACGGQFTANTMAMVLTTLGLSPLGYNDIPATHPAKGAAAFRCGELVMECLRANRTPRELITRSSMRNAARMVAATAGSTNAVLHLLAIAREAGVAWTLEDFEPASAHTPVIADLLPGGRYTAVELFGAGGSARVAQELIAAGMLEDTPTVTGRSLFAETAAAPHAEAQDVVHPVSAPLKPRGGYSILYGNLAPEGCILKLAGKGATHFEGRARVYEGEEQAFAAVQAGDIAKGDVIVIRNEGPAGGPGMREMLGVTAALIGRGLGDDVALITDGRFSGATHGFMVGHIAPEAARGGPIALLHEGDRIVIDAARREIATDADLAARRAGWQPPAPKVSRGALAKYALLVGSASDGATTHPGSNQIHSAVSTPKQTHTESNQGVTA; encoded by the coding sequence ATGCGCAGTGACCTGATCAAGAGCGGCCCCGACCGCGCACCCGCCCGCGCCATGCTGCGCGCCACCGGCCTCGACGACGAGGCGATCGCGCGGCCGCTGGTCGCGGTGGTGCACACCTGGTCGAACGTGAGCCCGTGCAACCTCAACCTGCGCGAGCTCGCGGTCGAGGCCGCGGCCGGCATCCGCGCCGCCGGCGGCACGCCGGTGGAGTTCAACACCATCGCGGTCACCGACGGCATCGCGATGGGCACGCCGGGCATGCGCTCGTCGCTGATCAGCCGCGAAGTGATCGCCGACTCGATCGAGCTGGCGGTGGACGGCCACTGCCTCGACGCGATGGTGGTGCTGTGCGGCTGCGACAAGACCATCCCCGCCGCCGCGATGGCGCTGGCGCGGCTGAACATTCCCGGCGTGGCGCTGTACGGCGGCACGATCGCGCACGGCACCCACGACAGCCATCCGATCACCATCCAGCAGGTGTTCGAGGCGGTCGGCGCACATGGCGCGGGCAAGATCGGCGACGAGGAACTCACCGCGGTCGAGCGCGACGCCTGCCCCGGCGCCGGCGCCTGCGGCGGCCAGTTCACCGCGAACACGATGGCGATGGTGCTGACCACGCTGGGGCTGTCGCCGCTGGGCTACAACGACATCCCCGCCACCCACCCGGCCAAGGGCGCGGCCGCGTTCCGCTGCGGCGAGCTGGTGATGGAATGCCTGCGCGCGAACCGCACGCCGCGCGAGCTGATCACGCGCAGCTCGATGCGCAATGCCGCGCGCATGGTCGCCGCCACCGCCGGCTCCACCAACGCGGTGCTGCACCTGCTGGCGATCGCGCGCGAGGCCGGCGTCGCGTGGACGCTGGAGGATTTCGAGCCGGCCTCGGCGCACACGCCGGTGATCGCCGACCTGCTGCCCGGCGGGCGCTACACCGCGGTGGAACTGTTCGGCGCCGGCGGCAGCGCGCGGGTGGCGCAGGAGCTGATCGCCGCCGGCATGCTGGAGGACACGCCCACCGTCACCGGCCGCTCGCTGTTCGCCGAAACCGCGGCGGCGCCGCATGCCGAAGCGCAGGACGTGGTGCATCCGGTGAGCGCACCGCTGAAGCCGCGCGGCGGCTACTCGATCCTGTACGGCAACCTCGCCCCGGAAGGCTGCATCCTCAAGCTCGCCGGCAAGGGCGCCACCCACTTCGAAGGCCGCGCCCGCGTGTACGAGGGCGAGGAACAGGCCTTCGCCGCGGTGCAGGCCGGCGACATCGCCAAGGGCGACGTCATCGTGATCCGCAACGAAGGCCCGGCCGGCGGGCCCGGCATGCGCGAGATGCTCGGCGTCACCGCCGCGCTGATCGGCCGCGGCCTGGGCGACGACGTGGCGCTGATCACCGATGGCCGCTTCAGCGGTGCCACCCACGGCTTCATGGTCGGCCACATCGCGCCGGAAGCCGCGCGCGGCGGCCCCATCGCGCTGCTGCACGAAGGCGACCGCATCGTGATCGACGCGGCGCGGCGCGAGATCGCCACCGACGCCGACCTCGCCGCACGCCGCGCCGGCTGGCAACCGCCCGCACCGAAAGTCAGCCGCGGCGCGCTGGCCAAGTACGCGCTGCTGGTCGGCTCCGCCTCCGACGGCGCCACCACGCATCCCGGCTCCAATCAGATTCATTCAGCCGTCTCCACACCCAAGCAAACCCATACCGAATCCAACCAGGGAGTCACCGCATGA
- the ilvC gene encoding ketol-acid reductoisomerase encodes MSSNNTLAQSRIAVLGYGSQGRAHALNLRDSGLDVVVGLRPNGPTWHKAKADGFKVAEPAEAVKGADLVAVLTPDMVQPTLYKEAIEPNIKPGAALLFAHGFNVHFRQIEPRADIDVILVAPKGPGALVRSEYERGRGVPCIWAVHQDVSGQAEAKTRGYADGIGGGRAMIIRTDFKEETETDLFGEQAVLCGGASELVIKGFETLVEAGYQPEIAYYEVMHELKLIVDLFYEGGLAKMLQFVSETAQYGDYVSGPRIVDAGTKARMKEVLTDIQDGTFARNWIAEYQAGLPNYKRLKQADLEHPIEVVGAKLRARMPWLQPNAAAAAVTPLKKAG; translated from the coding sequence ATGAGCAGCAACAACACCCTCGCCCAATCCCGCATCGCCGTGCTCGGCTACGGCAGCCAGGGCCGCGCGCACGCGCTGAACCTGCGCGACTCCGGCCTCGACGTCGTGGTCGGCCTGCGCCCGAACGGACCGACCTGGCACAAGGCCAAAGCCGACGGCTTCAAGGTGGCCGAGCCGGCCGAAGCCGTGAAAGGCGCCGACCTGGTCGCCGTGCTCACCCCCGACATGGTGCAGCCGACGCTGTACAAGGAAGCGATCGAGCCGAACATCAAGCCGGGCGCCGCGCTGCTGTTCGCGCACGGCTTCAACGTGCACTTCAGGCAGATCGAACCGCGTGCCGACATCGACGTGATCCTGGTTGCGCCGAAGGGCCCCGGTGCGCTGGTGCGCAGCGAGTACGAGCGCGGCCGCGGCGTGCCGTGCATCTGGGCGGTGCACCAGGACGTCAGCGGCCAGGCCGAGGCGAAGACCAGGGGCTACGCCGACGGCATCGGCGGCGGCCGCGCGATGATCATCCGGACCGACTTCAAGGAAGAGACCGAGACCGACCTGTTCGGCGAGCAGGCGGTGCTGTGCGGCGGCGCCAGCGAGCTGGTGATCAAGGGTTTCGAAACCCTGGTGGAAGCCGGCTACCAGCCGGAAATCGCCTACTACGAGGTGATGCACGAGCTGAAGTTGATCGTCGACCTGTTCTACGAGGGCGGCCTGGCCAAGATGCTGCAGTTCGTCTCCGAGACCGCGCAGTACGGCGACTACGTCAGCGGCCCGCGCATCGTCGACGCCGGCACCAAGGCGCGCATGAAGGAAGTGCTCACCGACATCCAGGACGGCACCTTCGCGCGCAACTGGATCGCCGAGTACCAGGCCGGCCTGCCGAACTACAAGCGCCTGAAGCAGGCCGATCTCGAGCATCCGATCGAGGTGGTCGGCGCGAAGCTGCGTGCGCGGATGCCGTGGCTGCAGCCGAACGCGGCGGCGGCCGCCGTCACCCCGTTGAAGAAAGCCGGCTGA
- the ilvB gene encoding biosynthetic-type acetolactate synthase large subunit: MSGAEVIVQVLADEGVGVLFGYSGGAILPVYDAVFRHNAEHPRADGGEAMPLVVPANEQGAGFMAAGYARASGKVGVAIVTSGPGATNMVTPVRDSMADSIPLVAICGQVGTAAIGSDAFQEAPISNIMGACAKHVFLVTDASQLEATVRTAFTLARSGRPGPVVVDVPKDVQNAALNWHGRGELALSGYRTRLRAVEQATLGDADCDALFTALMQARRPLIYAGGGVIAAEASAALRAFVDAFGLPVTTTLMGLGGFDSTDPLALHLLGMHGTAYANYAVEDCDFVLALGARFDDRVAGVPDKFAPRAKFIAQIDIDPAEIGKVKGVGWHHVGPLQRALERLTAYGCAHRFKPQLAEWHAHVAELKRVHAMNYDRESALIQPYAVLQAINRHTRGRAIVSTGVGQHQMWAAQYFDFRAPRHWLTSGSMGTMGFGLPAAIGAQFAHRDKLVIDIDGDASIRMNIGELETVTTYGLPLKIVVLNNVGDGMVRQWQKLYFKGRFAASDKSLHKKDFVRAAQADGFEWARRLERVDELEATIADFLAFDGPAFLEVMIDPDAGVYPMVGPGASYAQMITGDFIASRAAPVAHEDSTSHMF; this comes from the coding sequence ATGAGCGGCGCCGAAGTGATCGTGCAGGTACTCGCCGACGAAGGGGTCGGCGTGCTGTTCGGCTATTCCGGCGGCGCGATCCTGCCGGTGTACGACGCGGTGTTCCGCCACAACGCCGAGCACCCGCGCGCCGACGGCGGCGAAGCGATGCCGCTGGTGGTGCCGGCCAACGAGCAGGGCGCGGGCTTCATGGCCGCGGGCTACGCGCGCGCGTCCGGCAAGGTCGGCGTGGCCATCGTCACATCCGGCCCCGGCGCCACCAACATGGTGACGCCGGTGCGCGACTCGATGGCCGACTCGATCCCGCTGGTGGCGATCTGCGGCCAGGTCGGCACCGCGGCGATCGGCAGCGACGCGTTCCAGGAGGCGCCGATCAGCAACATCATGGGCGCCTGCGCCAAGCACGTGTTCCTGGTCACCGACGCGAGCCAGTTGGAAGCCACCGTGCGCACCGCGTTCACCCTTGCCCGCAGCGGCCGGCCCGGGCCGGTGGTGGTGGACGTGCCGAAGGACGTGCAGAACGCCGCGCTGAACTGGCATGGCCGCGGCGAGCTGGCGTTGAGCGGCTACCGCACGCGGCTGCGCGCGGTGGAACAGGCGACGCTGGGCGACGCCGATTGCGATGCGCTGTTCACCGCGCTGATGCAGGCCAGGCGGCCGTTGATCTATGCCGGCGGCGGCGTGATCGCCGCGGAGGCATCCGCGGCGTTGCGCGCGTTCGTCGATGCATTCGGCCTGCCGGTCACGACTACCCTGATGGGTCTGGGCGGCTTCGACAGCACCGACCCGCTGGCGCTGCACCTGCTCGGCATGCACGGCACCGCGTACGCGAACTACGCGGTGGAGGACTGCGACTTCGTGCTGGCGCTGGGCGCGCGCTTCGACGATCGCGTGGCCGGCGTGCCGGACAAGTTCGCGCCGCGCGCGAAGTTCATCGCGCAGATCGACATCGACCCGGCCGAGATCGGCAAGGTGAAGGGCGTCGGCTGGCATCACGTCGGCCCGCTGCAACGCGCGCTGGAACGGCTCACCGCCTATGGCTGCGCGCACCGCTTCAAGCCGCAGCTCGCCGAGTGGCATGCGCACGTGGCGGAACTGAAGCGCGTGCACGCGATGAACTACGACCGCGAAAGCGCGCTGATCCAGCCGTACGCGGTGCTGCAGGCGATCAACCGCCACACCCGGGGCCGCGCGATCGTCAGCACCGGCGTCGGCCAGCACCAGATGTGGGCGGCGCAGTATTTCGACTTCCGCGCGCCGCGGCACTGGCTCACCTCCGGCTCGATGGGCACGATGGGTTTCGGCCTGCCGGCGGCGATCGGCGCGCAGTTCGCGCACCGCGACAAGCTGGTGATCGACATCGACGGCGACGCCAGCATCCGCATGAACATCGGCGAGCTGGAAACGGTCACCACCTACGGCCTGCCGCTGAAGATCGTGGTGCTCAACAACGTCGGCGACGGCATGGTGCGGCAGTGGCAGAAGCTGTACTTCAAGGGCCGCTTCGCCGCGTCCGACAAGAGCCTGCACAAGAAGGATTTCGTGCGCGCCGCGCAGGCCGACGGATTCGAATGGGCGCGGCGGCTGGAACGCGTGGACGAGCTGGAAGCGACGATTGCCGACTTCCTTGCCTTCGACGGCCCGGCCTTCCTCGAAGTGATGATCGACCCGGATGCCGGCGTGTACCCGATGGTCGGGCCTGGCGCCAGCTACGCGCAGATGATCACCGGCGATTTCATCGCCTCGCGCGCGGCGCCGGTCGCGCACGAGGACTCGACGTCCCACATGTTCTGA
- the ilvN gene encoding acetolactate synthase small subunit → MNHTLSILLQNEAGALVRVAGLFAARGYNIDTLTVAATHDPAVSRLTLSLQCDDAALGQILQQTRKLVDVLQVAHPATALAA, encoded by the coding sequence ATGAACCACACCTTGTCCATCCTGTTGCAGAACGAAGCCGGCGCGCTGGTGCGCGTGGCCGGGCTGTTCGCCGCGCGCGGCTACAACATCGACACGCTGACCGTCGCCGCCACGCATGACCCGGCGGTGTCGCGCTTGACCCTGAGCCTGCAATGCGACGACGCCGCACTCGGCCAGATCCTGCAGCAGACGCGCAAGCTGGTCGACGTGCTGCAGGTGGCACATCCGGCGACGGCTCTCGCTGCATGA